The following coding sequences are from one Triticum dicoccoides isolate Atlit2015 ecotype Zavitan chromosome 4A, WEW_v2.0, whole genome shotgun sequence window:
- the LOC119287199 gene encoding uncharacterized protein LOC119287199: protein MSLACGLPLLECVYCLGCARWAWKRCVHSGHHDSATWGHAAAADFAPVPRMCRLVMANYAPPDLLAAPPLLLDPACVVRRRTYADTGGRVTPYLVYLDHAHADIVLALRGLNLGRESDYALLLDNRLGKRRFDGGYVHNGLLRAAGWVLDRECDLLRDLLDRYPEYTLTFTGHSLGAGVAAMLTMVVVLNLDKLGKVERGRTRCYAMAPARCMSLNLAVRYADVINSVVLQDDFLPRTATPLEDIFKSILCLPCLLCLRCLKDTCIPEDAMLKDPRRLYAPGRIYHIVERKSFRCGRYPPVVKTAVPVDGRFEHVVLSCNATMDHAIVWIEREGQRALDLMLEKERAMAAPSNQRMERDETAVPREHVEEHKAALRRAATLSVSGMASIYGTFDDGPRPERSESFPPPASSRQQPRVSWNDLIEQVFDKDEGGQIVLRSPSPSS, encoded by the exons ATGTCGCTGGCGTGCGGGCTGCCGCTGCTGGAGTGCGTCTACTGCCTGGGGTGCGCGCGGTGGGCGTGGAAGCGGTGCGTCCACTCCGGCCACCACGACAGCGCCACCTggggccacgccgccgccgccgacttcgCGCCCGTGCCCCGCATGTGCCGCCTCGTCATGGCCAACTACGCCCCGCCcgacctcctcgccgccccgcccctCCTCCTCGACCCGGCCTGCGTCGTGCGCCGCCGCACCTACGCCGACACGGGGGGCCGCGTCACGCCCTACCTCGTCTACCTCGACCACGCGCACGCCGACATCGTGCTCGCGCTGCGCGGGCTCAACCTCGGCCGCGAGTCCGACTACGCGCTGCTCCTCGACAACCGCCTCGGCAAGCGCCGCTTCGACGGCGGCTACGTCCACAACggcctcctccgcgccgccggctGGGTGCTCGACAGGGAGTGCGACCTGCTCCGGGACCTCCTCGACCGGTACCCTGAGTACACGCTCACCTTCACGGGCCACTCGCTCGGCGCCGGGGTCGCCGCCATGCTCACCATGGTTGTGGTGCTGAACCTCGACAAGCTCGGCAAGGTCGAGAGGGGCCGCACCCGGTGCTACGCCATGGCCCCCGCCCGCTGTATGTCGCTCAACCTCGCCGTCCGATACGCCGACGTCATCAACTCCGTCGTGCTTCAG GATGATTTCTTGCCTCGGACGGCCACTCCTTTAGAAGATATCTTCAAGTCGATTCTCTG TCTGCCATGTCTCCTATGTTTGAGATGTTTAAAGGACACGTGCATACCTGAAGATGCTATGTTAAAGGATCCAAGGAGGCTCTATGCACCAGGTCGGATATATCACATTGTGGAAAGGAAAAGTTTCAG GTGCGGAAGATATCCACCGGTAGTCAAAACAGCTGTGCCGGTAGATGGTAGATTTGAGCATGTCGTTCTATCCTGTAACGCCACAATGGATCATGCCATTGTTTGGATCGAGCGGGAAGGCCAGAGAGCTCTGGAT CTGATGCTGGAGAAGGAGCGCGCGATGGCGGCACCATCGAACCAGCGGATGGAGCGGGACGAGACGGCGGTGCCGAGGGAACACGTGGAGGAGCACAAGGCGGCGTTGCGCAGGGCTGCCACGCTGTCGGTATCGGGAATGGCGTCGATCTACGGCACGTTCGACGACGGCCCACGGCCTGAGAGGAGCGAGAGCTTCCCGCCACCAGCGTCGTCGAGGCAGCAGCCACGGGTGAGCTGGAACGACCTGATAGAGCAGGTGTTTGACAAGGACGAGGGTGGACAGATAGTGCTGCGCAGCCCCTCTCCTTCTTCCTGA